Proteins co-encoded in one Prevotella sp. E13-27 genomic window:
- a CDS encoding RES domain-containing protein: protein MKQFIELLDRVIGDSKTLNKTEFENKYKGKVIPIILNAPCVFNGSTYLFRGRLAEDVGLDEDLSSPATFSYVPLFLNKYGKPKIGRANYEGQSIFYASEHIKTNFKEISKDSNIGDEAYMAKWRIKPNSNMHLYRTTPAWGISTTNDAHSTFTITDPCIVNCELGLYLKRLGYLMMSDEDAGKYLGSSFIANCIYSANGSIKDSVGNKIEAHYDGIAYPSVAAGGSDEVNIALKPEFVDKHLELECVIKGRLAPDMRSVKYEKIGINEGGRIVWYSSFIDESSIIDIVPTYFNTTGRSVDLADGKILDANNKMVSSEMVPFTQAVNFHRDELFNGLAEFMNTQVKENQIDDITALDKTVRIGVIREFSGWKLVNGDQTILLSRVLFSITLKNQLRKLSPDEVR from the coding sequence ATGAAACAGTTTATAGAACTTCTTGATAGAGTTATTGGTGATTCCAAAACTCTTAACAAAACCGAGTTTGAAAACAAGTATAAGGGTAAGGTTATACCGATTATCCTAAACGCTCCGTGTGTTTTCAATGGCTCAACGTACCTTTTTCGTGGTCGACTTGCAGAGGACGTCGGCTTAGATGAGGATTTGTCAAGTCCTGCAACATTTTCCTATGTTCCCCTATTTTTGAACAAATACGGAAAGCCCAAAATAGGGAGGGCAAACTATGAAGGTCAGTCCATCTTCTATGCTTCTGAACATATAAAGACCAACTTCAAGGAGATAAGCAAAGACAGCAACATCGGTGACGAAGCATACATGGCGAAATGGAGAATCAAGCCCAACTCGAACATGCATCTGTATCGCACAACACCAGCATGGGGGATAAGTACAACAAATGATGCTCATAGCACTTTTACGATAACAGACCCATGCATCGTGAATTGCGAGTTGGGACTGTATTTGAAGCGGTTGGGCTATTTAATGATGTCAGACGAGGATGCTGGGAAATATTTAGGTTCTTCGTTCATTGCCAATTGTATATATTCAGCCAATGGTTCTATTAAAGACTCTGTTGGAAACAAAATTGAGGCCCATTATGACGGCATTGCCTATCCAAGTGTTGCAGCAGGTGGATCAGATGAAGTAAACATCGCTCTAAAACCTGAATTTGTTGACAAGCATCTCGAATTGGAATGTGTCATCAAAGGGCGATTGGCACCAGATATGCGGTCAGTGAAATATGAGAAGATAGGAATCAATGAGGGTGGTAGAATCGTTTGGTATTCATCCTTTATAGACGAGAGTTCCATCATTGACATTGTGCCGACGTATTTCAACACTACAGGGCGCAGTGTTGATTTGGCGGACGGAAAGATTCTTGATGCCAATAATAAGATGGTAAGCTCAGAGATGGTGCCATTTACCCAAGCCGTCAATTTTCATCGCGACGAGTTGTTTAACGGATTGGCTGAATTTATGAACACCCAGGTTAAGGAGAACCAAATAGACGATATTACAGCATTAGATAAGACTGTCCGAATAGGTGTCATAAGAGAATTCTCAGGCTGGAAGTTGGTCAATGGCGACCAAACCATCCTACTAAGTAGGGTCTTATTCTCCATTACCTTGAAGAACCAACTAAGAAAACTTTCTCCAGATGAAGTAAGGTGA